The genomic region CGATCTTGCCGTGCTCAGGATTACCGAGGGTGGCCGGTTTGAGCCCATCGAAATCGCCGATTCCGACGAAGTGGCTGTCGGCGATCTCGTGCTTGCCATCGGCAATCCATTCGGCGTTGGCCAGACGGTCACCAGCGGCATCGTTTCCGCCGTTGCCCGTTCGCGCGTGGGGATCACCGATTTCGACTTCTTCATCCAGACCGATGCCGCCATCAATCCCGGCAATTCCGGCGGTGCGCTGGTCAACATGCGCGGCGAACTGATCGGCATCAACACGGCCATTTATTCGCGCTCGGGCGGTTCCCACGGCATCGGTTTTGCCATTCCCTCCAACATGGCGCGGGTGGTAATGCGCTCCGTTGAATCGGGCGATGACAGCGTTACCCGTCCATGGCTTGGGGTCGACACCCAGGAAGTAACGGCCGAGATCGCCGAATCCCTGGGCATGAAGCGGCCGGGCGGAGTGCTGGTGGCCTCCGTCTATCCCGGTGGCCCGGCGGACCGGGCAGGGCTGGAGCCAGGCGATGTGATCATCGGCATCAACCGCAAGGTCTTGCAGAACAACGACGCGCTCGCCTATCGCCTGGACACCATCGGCATTGGCGGGGATGCCGAACTGGTGGTCCTTTCCGGCGATGAGCGCAAGGTGGTGACCCTGCGGCTGCAGGAAGCACCTGAAACCGTGCCGCGCCGTGAAACCGTGATGGCCCCCGAAACGGTTTTGGGTGGTGCCACCATTGCCAATCTCTCGCCGGCAGTGGCGCAGGATGTGGGCATTTCCTCGCGCGACACCGGGGTGGTTGTCCTGAACGTTCAGCGTGGCACCCGTGCGGCTGCAAATGGCGTGCGCAAGGGAGACATCATTCTGGCCATCAATGGCGTTGAGGTGGATACCGTGCGGGAGGTCGAGCGCATCACCGCCCGCCAGTCACGCCGCGGCTGGCAGGTCGTATTGGAGCGCAATGGCCGCCAGCTGGCCTTCGAGCGCAATGGCCGTTTCTTCCGCCAATACCGGCTCTGAAATTTTGCATGGCCGATCTGTTCAAAGCTGATGATGATGATGGGGAGCGAGCAGCGCCCGAAGGCTATCGCCCGCTCGCAGATCGCATGCGGCCGCAAAGCCTCGGCGAAATTGCCGGCCAGGAGCATCTGACCGGACCGGACGGGTCGCTGACCCGCATGCTTCGCTCCAAATCCCTTGGCAGCCTTATCTTCTGGGGCCCGCCCGGTACGGGCAAAACGACAGCGGCAAGGCTGATCGCCGGCGAGAGCGGCCTTGCTTTCGAGCAGTTGTCGGCAATCTTCTCCGGCGTTGCCGATTTGAAGAAGGCCTTCGAGGCAGCCAGGCTCAGGCGCGCCAACGGCAAAACCACCGTGCTGTTCGTTGACGAGATCCACCGCTTCAACAAGGCACAGCAGGATTCCTTTCTGCCGGTGATGGAAGACGGCACCATCGTGCTCGTTGGCGCAACGACGGAAAATCCGAGCTTTGAACTCAATGCTGCGCTTTTGTCGCGCGCCAGCGTGCTGACCTTCAAGCCCCTGGATGGCGATGCGCTTGGAAAACTGCTGGAACGGGCCGAAGCCCTGGAGGAGCGAAAACTGCCGCTTGATGAGGAAGCGCGCGCTTCGCTCATTCGCATGGCCGACGGCGACGGCAGGGCGGTTCTGTCGCTGGCTGAAGAAGTCTGGCGCGTCGCCAAGCCGGAGGAGACCCTGAGCGCAGCCGCCTTGCAGCAGATCCTGCAGCGGCGCTCGCCAATCTACAACAAGGGCGCCGACGGCCATTACAATCTCATTTCAGCCCTGCA from Salaquimonas pukyongi harbors:
- a CDS encoding DegQ family serine endoprotease, whose product is MKRWPIAVLALIGLVFVMPLATPPARAQNALEDVFKKTLDDLLGGTTKGGDGKSRAEQVPASRAQIDLTFAPLVREAAPSVVNVFTAKLVQARRSPFEGDPFFERFFGRNSPFGAPRQRRKMQNSLGSGVIISEDGFVLTNNHVITDADEVKVVLNDGSEYEAEIMLKDEKSDLAVLRITEGGRFEPIEIADSDEVAVGDLVLAIGNPFGVGQTVTSGIVSAVARSRVGITDFDFFIQTDAAINPGNSGGALVNMRGELIGINTAIYSRSGGSHGIGFAIPSNMARVVMRSVESGDDSVTRPWLGVDTQEVTAEIAESLGMKRPGGVLVASVYPGGPADRAGLEPGDVIIGINRKVLQNNDALAYRLDTIGIGGDAELVVLSGDERKVVTLRLQEAPETVPRRETVMAPETVLGGATIANLSPAVAQDVGISSRDTGVVVLNVQRGTRAAANGVRKGDIILAINGVEVDTVREVERITARQSRRGWQVVLERNGRQLAFERNGRFFRQYRL
- a CDS encoding replication-associated recombination protein A produces the protein MADLFKADDDDGERAAPEGYRPLADRMRPQSLGEIAGQEHLTGPDGSLTRMLRSKSLGSLIFWGPPGTGKTTAARLIAGESGLAFEQLSAIFSGVADLKKAFEAARLRRANGKTTVLFVDEIHRFNKAQQDSFLPVMEDGTIVLVGATTENPSFELNAALLSRASVLTFKPLDGDALGKLLERAEALEERKLPLDEEARASLIRMADGDGRAVLSLAEEVWRVAKPEETLSAAALQQILQRRSPIYNKGADGHYNLISALHKSVRGSDPDAALYYLCRMFDAGEDPRFIGRRLVRMASEDIGNADPQALVVCNAAKDTYDFLGSPEGELALAQACVYLATAPKSNAVYTAFKGAMAAAREHGSLPPPKHILNAPTKLMKGEGYGEGYRYDHDQPDAFSGQDYFPETMGRRTFYDPPERGFEREIRKRLEYWEKLRRERAKKAD